The Mastomys coucha isolate ucsf_1 unplaced genomic scaffold, UCSF_Mcou_1 pScaffold13, whole genome shotgun sequence genome has a window encoding:
- the Nme5 gene encoding nucleoside diphosphate kinase homolog 5 isoform X2: MEVSMPLPQIYVEKTLALIKPDVVDKEEEIRDIILGSGFTIIQRRKLHLSPEHCSNFYVEQYGKMFFPNLTAYMSSGPLVAMILARHNAISYWKELLGPSNSLLAKETHPDSLRAIYGTDELRNALHGSSDFAASEREIRFMFPDVIIEPIPIGQAAKDYLNLYVAPTLLQGLTELCKQKPADPY; this comes from the exons ATGGAGGTATCAATGCCCCTGCCTCAGATATATGTGGAAAAAACCCTAGCCCTTATCAAGCCAGATGTTGTTGACAAAGAAGAAGAGATACGGGATATTATTCTGGGATCTGGATTCACCATCATTCAG aGACGGAAACTACACCTGAGCCCTGAGCACTGTAGTAACTTTTATGTGGAACAGTATGGGAAAATGTTTTTCCCAAACTTAACAGCTTATATGAGCTCTGGACCTCTTGTTGCTATGATACTAGCTAGGCATAATGCCATCTCTTACTGGAAAGAACTTTTGGGACCAAGTAATAGTTTACTAGCCAAGGAGACACACCCGGACAG TTTAAGGGCAATATACGGTACAGACGAGCTAAGAAACGCGCTTCATGGGAGCAGTGACTTCGCCGcctcagagagagagatcaggTTTATGTTTCCAGATG tGATTATTGAACCCATTCCAATTGGACAAGCTGCTAAGGACTATCTAAATTTGTATGTAGCACCAACCCTACTGCAAGGACTCACGGAGCTTTGTAAGCAAAAGCCAGCAGACCCTTAT